The following are encoded in a window of Chitinophagaceae bacterium genomic DNA:
- a CDS encoding sigma-70 family RNA polymerase sigma factor, with the protein MKSLSTLADQQLVQLFTDGEAQALDVLVNRHKVRIFTSIYLLVKDKYLAEDIFQELFIKIIETLKAGKYKEENKFVVWAMRIGHNLCVDHFRKVKGKPTIKTIEGKDIFEVLRFNDSNAEENIIKTQSHERIMKLVSQLPEEQREIIILRHFADLKFREISSMLDCSVNTALGRMRYALLNLRKMIEEQRVAI; encoded by the coding sequence ATGAAATCACTTTCTACCCTGGCTGACCAGCAATTGGTTCAACTTTTTACCGACGGAGAAGCCCAGGCGCTTGATGTGCTTGTAAACCGCCACAAGGTCCGCATTTTCACTTCCATTTATTTATTGGTAAAGGACAAATACCTGGCCGAAGATATTTTCCAGGAATTGTTCATTAAGATCATTGAAACGCTTAAAGCGGGAAAATACAAGGAAGAGAACAAATTTGTGGTATGGGCGATGCGCATAGGCCACAATCTTTGTGTAGACCATTTCCGGAAGGTCAAAGGAAAGCCGACCATTAAAACAATTGAAGGAAAAGACATTTTTGAAGTGCTGCGGTTCAATGATTCAAATGCAGAAGAGAACATCATTAAAACCCAGAGTCACGAGCGGATCATGAAGTTGGTGAGCCAGCTTCCCGAAGAGCAACGGGAGATCATCATCTTAAGGCATTTTGCAGACCTTAAGTTCAGGGAGATCTCGTCCATGCTTGACTGTAGCGTAAATACTGCCCTGGGCAGAATGCGCTATGCGCTTTTAAACCTCCGGAAGATGATCGAAGAACAACGGGTGGCCATATGA
- a CDS encoding AraC family transcriptional regulator — protein MQHIEFFHIDHFENNYHRVKPLPGLESFIDFFWETRFDELLQQNPHGFSDALFPNIGYTYLINLGTPFVMQVGDKKFNMKTDGFLPRNRSIECYHCEGNRLFGIKFKISPIIFKTKVNFAEYREYIYPLSYLIEQASIDHVKKASSFEERTGILNAYFQSIVRTYSGSWEPIRIVSEILQHCDKNNDFTTTVEAFAAQYNISARTLHRYFETSTSLSSKKALQILRIRKAVQQIARDPAAFDYEKFGYYDYSHFCKHLKQFLQKDTVASLKPHLQLLQGISKKG, from the coding sequence TTGCAACACATCGAGTTTTTTCATATTGATCATTTTGAAAATAATTACCACCGTGTAAAACCCCTGCCCGGACTGGAAAGCTTCATCGACTTTTTCTGGGAGACCCGTTTTGATGAGCTGCTGCAGCAAAACCCCCATGGTTTTTCGGATGCATTGTTCCCCAATATCGGGTATACCTACCTCATTAACCTGGGTACGCCCTTTGTGATGCAGGTAGGAGATAAGAAGTTCAATATGAAGACCGATGGATTTTTGCCCCGCAACCGGTCCATCGAATGTTATCACTGCGAGGGGAACCGGTTGTTTGGTATCAAGTTTAAGATTTCGCCGATCATTTTCAAGACCAAAGTGAATTTTGCCGAATACAGGGAATACATCTACCCGTTAAGCTACCTGATCGAACAGGCCAGCATTGATCATGTAAAAAAGGCGTCTTCCTTTGAAGAACGGACCGGTATTTTAAATGCGTATTTCCAGTCCATCGTAAGAACATATTCCGGTTCCTGGGAACCCATCCGCATTGTTTCTGAGATCCTGCAGCATTGCGATAAGAATAATGATTTTACAACAACCGTGGAAGCGTTTGCGGCACAATACAATATATCTGCCCGTACATTGCACCGGTATTTTGAGACCAGCACCAGTCTCAGCAGCAAGAAAGCGCTGCAGATCTTACGTATCCGCAAGGCCGTGCAGCAAATAGCCAGGGATCCGGCGGCATTTGATTATGAAAAGTTCGGCTACTACGATTACAGCCATTTTTGCAAACACCTGAAACAATTTTTACAGAAAGACACAGTGGCAAGCCTGAAACCGCATTTGCAGTTACTGCAGGGGATCAGCAAAAAAGGCTGA
- a CDS encoding esterase-like activity of phytase family protein produces MHSKLLRSLLPVLLIIFSFSCTTVKKSTQTTADIRGLRFLSQYDLPFNLAYKNTIVGGLSGIDYDANNNLYYLISDDRSDRNPARFYTAKIFFSEKKIDSISFTGVKYMLRADGQAYPNNKQDARQTPDPEAIRFNPVSGMLAWSSEGERVVTDKDTVLGNPSVILIRPGGGYIDSFILPGNLFMHATEKGPRRNGVLEGMTFADNYQTLFVNVEEPLYEDGPRAEVTEGNAFIRMYRFDIQTRKNTAQYAYKLSPVAYPAVPGSAFKINGVPEILSLGNNKLLVIERSFSTGRIPCTIKVFIADLNGATDISNMQLNNNDGFVPAAKKLLLNMDDLGIYTDNIEGVTFGPRLPNGHKTLLFIADNNFNPLEKAQVLLFEVIE; encoded by the coding sequence ATGCATTCAAAACTCCTCCGGTCCCTCTTGCCTGTCTTACTCATCATTTTTTCCTTTTCATGTACCACGGTAAAAAAATCAACTCAAACTACAGCAGACATCCGGGGCTTACGATTCCTGTCGCAATATGATCTTCCCTTCAACCTTGCATATAAAAATACAATTGTAGGCGGCTTGTCGGGCATTGACTATGATGCAAACAACAACCTGTACTACCTGATCAGCGACGACCGGAGTGATAGAAATCCGGCCCGCTTCTATACTGCAAAAATATTTTTCAGCGAAAAGAAGATCGACAGCATCTCTTTTACCGGGGTTAAGTATATGCTCCGGGCAGATGGACAAGCATATCCCAATAACAAACAGGATGCCCGGCAAACACCCGATCCGGAAGCGATCCGTTTCAACCCCGTATCGGGTATGCTTGCCTGGAGCAGTGAAGGAGAAAGGGTCGTTACAGATAAGGATACCGTACTCGGGAACCCTTCCGTAATTCTGATCCGGCCCGGTGGAGGGTATATTGACAGTTTTATTTTGCCTGGTAACCTTTTTATGCATGCAACAGAAAAAGGCCCCCGGCGTAACGGGGTGCTGGAGGGAATGACCTTTGCAGACAATTACCAAACCCTTTTTGTAAATGTTGAGGAACCTTTATATGAAGATGGCCCCAGGGCAGAAGTCACAGAGGGCAATGCGTTCATCCGTATGTACAGGTTTGATATACAAACCCGGAAAAATACGGCACAGTATGCGTATAAACTATCCCCCGTTGCTTACCCCGCTGTACCGGGATCTGCTTTCAAAATAAACGGTGTACCCGAGATACTAAGCCTGGGGAACAATAAATTACTGGTGATCGAACGATCCTTTTCAACAGGCAGGATCCCCTGTACGATCAAGGTATTTATTGCAGACCTCAACGGGGCCACGGATATCAGCAATATGCAACTTAATAACAACGATGGGTTTGTTCCTGCTGCCAAAAAACTATTGTTGAATATGGATGACCTGGGTATTTATACCGATAATATCGAAGGTGTAACGTTTGGTCCCCGGTTGCCCAACGGGCATAAGACCCTGCTCTTTATAGCCGACAATAATTTCAATCCACTGGAAAAAGCCCAGGTGCTTTTGTTTGAGGTGATCGAATAA
- a CDS encoding DMT family transporter encodes MNRKYTAHLALLFTNLFFAINLSAVKHLTNAELAKPFGINVVRVGASVVLLWILFLLKPVNVRIEKADRKRLVLCAVTGIAINQLLFLKGLSLTHSIHASLLMLITPILIVLIAAWLLKERTGFLKLAGLALGISGAMVLIFAKDNAGKGNNILLGDTLIIINAVSYTIYFILVKPLMHKYNPIVIIRWIFTFGLLLILPFGWGEFVQIPWEKYGAVDFLSMGLITITGTFLAYLFNVYGIKILGPAAAGFYIYTQPFFAALIAMLFLKEELTLYKIVAAVLIFSGVYLVNRQTKNENRV; translated from the coding sequence TTGAACAGAAAGTATACAGCACACCTTGCCCTTCTTTTTACCAACTTGTTCTTTGCCATCAACCTGTCTGCAGTAAAACATCTTACCAATGCCGAATTGGCAAAGCCGTTCGGAATAAACGTAGTAAGGGTTGGGGCCAGCGTGGTCTTGTTATGGATCCTGTTTTTACTAAAACCGGTAAATGTCCGTATTGAGAAGGCCGACAGGAAACGGTTGGTACTGTGTGCCGTAACCGGCATAGCCATCAACCAGTTGCTTTTTTTAAAAGGACTTTCCCTCACGCATTCCATTCATGCATCCCTGCTGATGCTTATTACACCGATCCTGATCGTTCTCATAGCTGCCTGGTTATTAAAAGAGCGGACGGGTTTTTTAAAACTTGCCGGCCTTGCCCTCGGTATATCCGGCGCCATGGTATTGATCTTTGCCAAAGACAATGCAGGGAAAGGAAATAATATCCTGCTTGGAGATACCCTTATCATTATCAATGCAGTGTCTTATACCATCTACTTCATACTGGTAAAACCACTGATGCATAAATACAACCCGATAGTCATAATCCGGTGGATCTTCACGTTCGGGTTGTTGTTGATATTGCCTTTTGGCTGGGGGGAATTTGTTCAGATACCATGGGAAAAATATGGAGCGGTTGATTTTTTAAGTATGGGCCTTATTACGATCACCGGGACCTTCCTGGCCTATTTGTTCAATGTGTATGGTATAAAAATACTCGGGCCAGCCGCCGCCGGGTTTTATATTTATACCCAGCCCTTTTTTGCCGCCCTCATTGCCATGTTGTTCTTAAAGGAAGAACTGACCCTGTATAAGATCGTGGCTGCGGTACTTATTTTTTCCGGCGTTTACCTGGTGAACAGGCAAACGAAGAATGAGAACAGGGTATAG
- a CDS encoding histidine phosphatase family protein yields MKQLYIIRHAKSDQGFWGNDFERPLNERGKSDAVVMAKRLKDKQAHMDAWVTSPARRAKKTAEAFAEVFKSPADDIIFISALYQAPPEVFYEVIAQLPGNLDRVAIFSHNPGITYFVNSLIPGVKTDNMPTCGIFAIKVDIEQWREFGDARKEFLFFDYPKKSH; encoded by the coding sequence TTGAAACAATTATACATCATTCGCCATGCCAAGAGCGACCAGGGTTTTTGGGGCAACGACTTTGAGCGGCCCCTGAACGAACGGGGCAAATCGGATGCTGTGGTAATGGCAAAAAGGCTGAAGGACAAGCAGGCCCACATGGATGCATGGGTCACAAGCCCTGCCCGGCGTGCAAAAAAAACAGCGGAGGCATTTGCAGAAGTTTTTAAATCCCCGGCGGATGATATCATTTTTATCTCGGCGCTTTACCAGGCTCCCCCGGAAGTGTTTTATGAAGTGATCGCCCAACTGCCCGGTAACCTGGACAGGGTTGCCATTTTTTCACATAACCCGGGCATCACCTATTTTGTGAACTCGCTTATCCCCGGTGTAAAAACAGACAATATGCCCACCTGCGGAATTTTTGCAATAAAGGTAGATATAGAACAGTGGCGGGAGTTCGGGGATGCCAGGAAAGAATTCCTGTTTTTTGATTACCCTAAAAAAAGCCACTGA
- a CDS encoding sigma-70 family RNA polymerase sigma factor, with the protein MNNQNSMTDEKLIQFYLNGDPNALATLVELYKDRIYRSIYSIVHDKYAAEEIFREVFIRIIDNLMAGKTAEEGNFLQWAIKIANGLCIEYNRKIRHELVEETGNPGKEVIGLPENAGRADSGYHESHGKIKSMIDMLPDGQREVMVLNHYAGLSFKEIADTMHCSLSAALDTMKFGLTNLRKLMTEKEIALQ; encoded by the coding sequence ATGAACAACCAAAACAGCATGACTGATGAGAAACTCATTCAGTTCTATCTCAACGGCGACCCCAATGCCCTCGCCACGCTTGTTGAACTTTATAAAGACAGAATTTACCGGTCCATTTATAGTATTGTACATGATAAATATGCCGCAGAAGAGATCTTCCGGGAAGTGTTCATCCGGATCATTGATAATCTTATGGCCGGGAAAACGGCTGAAGAAGGAAACTTTTTGCAGTGGGCGATAAAAATAGCCAATGGCCTGTGCATCGAATACAACCGGAAAATAAGGCATGAACTCGTGGAAGAAACCGGCAATCCCGGAAAAGAGGTGATCGGCCTGCCGGAAAATGCAGGCAGGGCAGACAGCGGATACCATGAAAGCCACGGAAAAATAAAGAGCATGATCGATATGCTGCCCGACGGACAAAGAGAGGTAATGGTATTGAACCATTACGCAGGCCTTAGTTTTAAGGAGATCGCCGACACCATGCATTGCAGCCTCAGTGCCGCCCTGGATACCATGAAATTCGGCCTTACCAATCTCCGGAAACTGATGACCGAAAAAGAAATTGCCCTGCAATAA
- a CDS encoding TIGR04255 family protein produces the protein MSSLIEKIKPFSGRHSIKEATISTFLVNQIIKPERFQKLIETTFKNKFKQFTTLEQVQVQIQKKGEASIVNTNTVKNTGFRFSGFNEKGKNTIVFQGLNEERRKFLSFHYLEYNTWAEFYKDYSETIVDFTGAAEDLLFVNSFSLQYVDVFNWTGTTDEFIADLIFNRSSQILPAKFFESKFSRTYLLTIEQEFEGLKFLDRIEIKIENKILPEITISHNVAHQLDNEQELSSLVKESNFNKMLTIAHRRNKETLGDILNEDIKRLINL, from the coding sequence ATGAGTAGCCTTATAGAAAAAATCAAACCATTTAGCGGTCGCCATTCAATAAAAGAAGCAACAATAAGTACTTTCTTGGTTAATCAAATCATTAAGCCAGAAAGGTTTCAAAAACTTATTGAAACAACCTTTAAAAATAAATTTAAACAATTCACAACGCTTGAACAAGTACAGGTTCAGATACAGAAAAAGGGAGAAGCTTCTATAGTTAATACAAATACAGTAAAGAATACCGGTTTTCGGTTCTCAGGATTTAATGAAAAAGGTAAAAACACGATAGTATTTCAAGGGTTAAATGAAGAAAGAAGAAAATTTCTTTCTTTTCATTATCTTGAATATAATACTTGGGCAGAATTCTATAAAGACTACTCTGAGACAATAGTTGATTTTACCGGAGCGGCAGAAGATTTATTATTTGTTAACTCGTTTAGCTTACAATATGTAGATGTTTTTAATTGGACAGGAACAACAGATGAATTTATCGCTGACTTGATATTTAATCGAAGCAGCCAAATATTACCCGCCAAATTTTTTGAGTCTAAATTTAGTAGAACATACTTATTGACTATAGAGCAAGAGTTTGAAGGGTTAAAGTTTTTGGATCGCATTGAGATAAAAATTGAAAATAAAATTTTACCAGAGATTACAATAAGCCATAATGTGGCACATCAATTGGACAATGAGCAAGAATTAAGTTCGTTAGTAAAAGAAAGTAATTTTAATAAAATGCTTACAATAGCTCATCGAAGAAATAAGGAAACATTGGGAGATATTTTAAATGAAGATATAAAGAGACTAATAAACTTATAA
- a CDS encoding S1/P1 nuclease, with the protein MRHIKRAILFTLFFYLPLSGMAWGMLGHRIVGQIADSYLTKQARKEIAKMLGTESIAMTSNWPDFIKSDSSFAYLNNWHYINFKPGLSETGIKTYLANDTATDAYTKIIWLADQLKNKSLEQTDKLMYLRLLIHIVGDIHQPMHTGRPDDRGGNTIRLSWFNNPYNLHQVWDDRLIDLQNLSYTEYATAINHTTKAQRKQWQAEPLSEWVWQSYQLAEKIYAEVKPDDKLGYQYNFKNIGTVNQQLLKGGVHLAGLLNEIFG; encoded by the coding sequence ATGCGACATATAAAAAGAGCCATACTGTTTACCCTTTTCTTTTATTTGCCGTTAAGCGGTATGGCTTGGGGAATGCTGGGCCACCGTATTGTAGGACAGATCGCCGACAGCTACCTTACCAAACAGGCCCGGAAAGAAATAGCGAAGATGCTCGGAACGGAATCCATTGCCATGACAAGCAACTGGCCGGATTTTATCAAGTCCGATTCATCGTTTGCATATCTGAACAACTGGCATTATATAAATTTTAAACCGGGCCTTAGCGAAACAGGAATAAAAACGTACCTGGCAAATGACACGGCCACCGATGCCTACACGAAAATTATCTGGCTGGCGGATCAACTGAAAAATAAGAGCCTGGAACAAACGGACAAGCTGATGTACCTGCGCCTGCTGATCCATATTGTGGGAGATATTCACCAGCCAATGCACACCGGCAGGCCCGATGACCGGGGAGGGAATACCATTCGTTTATCATGGTTCAACAACCCGTATAACCTGCACCAGGTTTGGGACGACCGGCTGATAGACCTCCAGAACCTCAGCTATACAGAATATGCCACAGCGATCAATCATACTACCAAAGCGCAGCGAAAACAATGGCAGGCCGAGCCGCTGAGTGAATGGGTATGGCAATCGTACCAGCTGGCTGAAAAGATATATGCAGAGGTTAAACCAGACGATAAATTAGGTTACCAGTATAATTTTAAAAATATCGGCACCGTTAACCAGCAGTTATTAAAAGGAGGGGTTCATCTCGCCGGGTTGCTGAACGAAATCTTTGGGTAA
- the recA gene encoding recombinase RecA produces the protein MNKTENLERTEKFKALKLTMDKIDKDFGKGSVMLMSDKGVVEQEVISTGSIGLDMALGIGGLPKGRVVEIYGPESSGKTTLAIHVIAEAQKKGGMCAFIDAEHAFDSNYAKRLGVDIDNLLISQPDYGEQALEIADRLILSGALDVVVIDSVAALVPKGELEGEMGDSKMGLHARLMSQALRKLTATISKTNSCCIFINQLREKIGIMFGNPETTTGGNALKFYASVRLDIRRMTQIKDGDESIGNHVKVKVVKNKVAPPFRQAEFDIIYGEGISKVGEIIDMGVELGIVQKSGSWFSYNNDKLGQGREAVKQLLADNPEMANEIETKIREKIKEAQSV, from the coding sequence ATGAACAAGACAGAAAATTTGGAAAGAACAGAAAAATTCAAGGCGCTGAAATTAACAATGGATAAGATTGATAAGGATTTCGGCAAGGGTTCGGTAATGCTGATGAGTGATAAAGGAGTTGTTGAGCAGGAGGTTATTTCCACGGGCTCCATCGGGTTAGACATGGCATTGGGGATCGGGGGTTTGCCAAAAGGCAGGGTGGTGGAAATTTATGGGCCTGAAAGCTCCGGTAAAACAACCCTGGCCATTCATGTTATTGCAGAGGCGCAAAAAAAAGGGGGCATGTGTGCCTTTATAGATGCCGAGCATGCATTTGACAGCAATTATGCAAAACGGCTTGGTGTTGATATCGATAATTTGCTTATCTCCCAGCCGGATTACGGGGAGCAGGCGCTGGAAATTGCCGACAGGCTGATCCTTTCAGGGGCCCTGGATGTTGTGGTGATCGATTCCGTTGCCGCATTGGTTCCTAAGGGCGAACTGGAAGGCGAAATGGGCGACAGTAAAATGGGCCTTCATGCCAGGTTAATGAGCCAGGCACTGCGAAAGCTGACGGCTACGATCTCTAAAACCAACAGTTGCTGCATTTTCATTAACCAGCTTCGTGAAAAGATCGGGATCATGTTTGGAAACCCGGAAACCACCACGGGAGGCAATGCGTTAAAATTCTATGCGTCTGTCCGCCTGGATATCCGCCGGATGACACAGATAAAGGACGGGGACGAATCAATTGGCAACCATGTAAAGGTAAAAGTGGTGAAAAATAAAGTGGCACCGCCCTTCCGCCAGGCAGAGTTTGATATTATTTACGGGGAAGGCATTTCAAAAGTGGGCGAGATCATCGACATGGGAGTAGAACTTGGCATTGTACAGAAAAGCGGAAGCTGGTTCAGTTACAATAATGATAAACTGGGACAGGGAAGAGAAGCGGTAAAGCAATTGCTGGCTGACAATCCTGAAATGGCCAACGAAATTGAGACCAAGATCCGGGAGAAGATCAAGGAAGCGCAATCTGTCTAG